A part of Candidatus Deferrimicrobium borealis genomic DNA contains:
- a CDS encoding HD domain-containing protein, translated as MQKTRFVKDLKEGEPVRDLFLVSNKALLTSNAGKPYLTLQLRDRTGQIEARVWDRAEEIGKRFDRDDVVEVGGTAIAYQGRVQLKVHDVRKEEGGTKDLSEYLPVTKKGIEPLWKTLQEYIGGVKDKDLARLLAAVFPDPPETDVARRFRQAPGGKTMHHDYIGGLLEHTVSVAAICRMLSEHYEGVDADLLLAGALLHDVGKVHELSYEGAFDYTDEGRLLGHLYMGTEYVGRVCAAIPGFPPEKAMLVKHIILSHHGELEFGSPKRPKTLEAILLHHVENMDAKAIAFGDAIAELREGVRWTDYQRMFERYLFSGKFPKE; from the coding sequence ATGCAGAAGACGCGTTTCGTGAAGGACCTCAAGGAGGGGGAGCCGGTCCGCGACCTGTTCCTCGTCTCGAACAAGGCGCTGTTGACCAGCAACGCCGGGAAGCCGTACCTGACCCTGCAGCTGCGCGACCGGACGGGACAGATCGAGGCGAGGGTGTGGGACCGCGCCGAGGAGATCGGGAAGCGGTTCGACCGGGACGACGTGGTAGAGGTGGGCGGAACCGCCATCGCCTATCAGGGTCGCGTCCAGCTGAAGGTCCACGACGTACGGAAGGAAGAGGGGGGGACGAAGGACCTTTCCGAGTACCTGCCGGTCACGAAGAAGGGGATCGAGCCGCTCTGGAAGACGCTCCAGGAGTACATCGGGGGTGTGAAGGACAAGGACCTGGCGCGGCTCCTCGCGGCCGTCTTTCCGGACCCGCCGGAGACGGATGTGGCGCGCCGCTTCCGCCAGGCCCCGGGCGGGAAGACGATGCACCACGACTACATCGGGGGGCTGCTGGAGCACACGGTCTCCGTGGCCGCGATCTGCCGCATGCTGTCGGAACATTACGAAGGGGTGGACGCCGACCTGCTCCTCGCCGGGGCGCTGCTGCACGACGTCGGGAAGGTGCACGAACTTTCCTACGAGGGGGCGTTCGACTACACGGACGAGGGGCGCCTGCTGGGGCACCTCTACATGGGGACGGAGTACGTAGGCCGCGTCTGCGCCGCCATCCCCGGCTTCCCGCCGGAGAAAGCGATGCTGGTGAAGCACATCATCCTGTCCCATCACGGGGAGCTCGAGTTCGGCTCCCCCAAGCGGCCCAAGACGCTGGAGGCGATCCTGCTCCACCACGTGGAGAACATGGACGCCAAGGCGATCGCGTTCGGCGACGCGATCGCGGAGCTGCGCGAGGGGGTCCGCTGGACCGACTACCAGCGGATGTTCGAGCGGTACCTCTTCTCCGGGAAATTTCCGAAGGAGTAA
- a CDS encoding LEA type 2 family protein, protein MRIVKRWVLLLALGASCLPASSCRPLMKEVFQAPKVRLVDIGVAGNPFVSRGPIEAVLHLAVNNPNSYALTIASVAYSATVGSRKVADGERTEEMRIEPSGETVVKVPVRLQTDVFAAALREVLEARAVSYEFNGSVGVIAPVVGVVRVPFSRTGMIDPMDILRRKGIGFN, encoded by the coding sequence ATGCGGATCGTCAAGCGGTGGGTCCTCCTGCTGGCGTTGGGAGCGTCGTGTCTTCCCGCCTCCTCGTGCCGCCCCCTCATGAAAGAGGTCTTCCAGGCCCCGAAGGTGCGGCTCGTCGACATCGGGGTCGCCGGCAATCCCTTCGTGTCCCGGGGCCCGATCGAGGCGGTCCTCCATCTCGCGGTGAACAACCCGAACTCCTACGCCCTGACGATCGCCAGCGTCGCCTACTCCGCGACGGTGGGATCCCGGAAGGTGGCCGACGGGGAGCGGACCGAGGAGATGCGCATCGAGCCCTCCGGGGAAACGGTGGTCAAGGTGCCCGTGCGGCTCCAGACGGACGTCTTCGCCGCTGCGCTGCGCGAGGTGCTCGAGGCCCGGGCGGTCTCCTACGAGTTCAACGGCTCGGTGGGAGTGATCGCCCCGGTCGTCGGCGTGGTCCGCGTCCCCTTCTCCCGGACCGGGATGATCGATCCCATGGACATCCTCCGCCGGAAGGGGATCGGCTTCAATTGA
- a CDS encoding D-glycerate dehydrogenase, with protein sequence MERRTIVVTRRLPGVPWDDLAKRFRAGDPPKDGTIPREEFLARARGAAGILCTLADRVDAELMDAAGPTLSVVSNFAVGVNNVDVPGATRRGIRVCNTPDVLTDATADLGFALLLSAARRVSDADRFVRAGGWTGWDPWGLLGVPVAGKTLGIVGMGKIGAGVARRSRGFSMKVLYHNRRRIPPSEEADLGASYRDLDALLAESDFVVLCVPLTPETRGLISAKRLGRMKRTAVLVNIARGEVVDEEAMATALTEGRLSGAGLDVYEKEPRVHPKLLSAPSAVLLPHLGSATGETREAMGRLATENLLAVLDGREPPCPVN encoded by the coding sequence GTGGAGCGGCGTACGATCGTGGTGACGCGGCGCCTGCCGGGGGTGCCGTGGGACGACCTGGCGAAGCGGTTCCGGGCGGGGGACCCCCCGAAGGACGGGACGATTCCCCGGGAGGAGTTCCTCGCCCGCGCACGGGGGGCGGCGGGAATCCTCTGCACGCTGGCGGACCGGGTGGACGCGGAGCTGATGGACGCCGCCGGGCCGACCCTTTCGGTCGTGTCGAACTTCGCCGTCGGGGTGAACAACGTCGACGTGCCCGGGGCGACCCGGCGCGGGATCCGGGTCTGCAACACGCCGGACGTCCTGACGGACGCGACGGCCGACCTCGGGTTCGCCCTGCTCCTTTCCGCCGCGAGAAGGGTGTCGGACGCCGACCGGTTCGTTCGCGCGGGGGGCTGGACCGGGTGGGATCCGTGGGGGCTCCTCGGGGTCCCCGTCGCCGGGAAGACGCTGGGGATCGTCGGAATGGGGAAGATCGGCGCCGGGGTGGCCCGCCGGTCCCGCGGCTTCTCCATGAAGGTCCTCTACCACAACCGTCGCCGGATCCCTCCGTCGGAGGAGGCCGATCTCGGCGCGTCGTACCGCGATCTCGACGCGCTGCTCGCGGAGAGCGACTTCGTCGTGCTGTGCGTCCCCCTCACCCCGGAGACCCGGGGGCTGATCTCCGCGAAGCGCCTCGGGAGGATGAAACGGACGGCGGTCCTGGTGAACATCGCCCGGGGAGAGGTGGTGGACGAGGAGGCGATGGCGACGGCGTTGACGGAAGGGCGGCTGTCCGGCGCGGGGCTCGACGTGTACGAGAAGGAGCCGCGGGTTCACCCGAAGCTGCTGTCGGCCCCTTCGGCGGTGCTCCTGCCGCACCTGGGGAGCGCGACCGGGGAGACGCGGGAGGCGATGGGGCGGCTGGCGACGGAGAACCTGCTCGCCGTGCTCGACGGGCGGGAGCCGCCGTGCCCCGTCAATTGA
- the gap gene encoding type I glyceraldehyde-3-phosphate dehydrogenase: MAVNVGINGFGRIGRNFFRAAYKDPSLRIVAVNDITDAKTLAHLLKYDSVHGRFEAAVEVKENAIVVNGKEVQVLACKDAADLPWGKLGVEIVIESTGRYTDRDGAGKHIAAGAKRVIISAPAKGEDATFVMGVNEKTFDPAKHFILSNASCTTNCLAPVAKVLLDTFGIERGLMTTIHSYTNDQKILDLPHKDLRRARAAGMSMIPTTTGAAKAVSLVIPELKGKLDGMAIRVPTPNVSVVDLTAELSKNATAEEINAAMKKASEGPMKGILQYVDEPLVSVDFNHDPASSCFDALSTKVIGGKMAKVLSWYDNEWGYSCRLVDLAKYVSTAK, translated from the coding sequence ATGGCCGTCAACGTCGGCATCAACGGGTTCGGGCGGATCGGACGCAACTTCTTCCGCGCCGCGTACAAGGATCCCTCCCTCCGGATCGTGGCCGTGAACGACATCACCGACGCGAAGACCCTCGCCCACCTCCTGAAGTACGACTCCGTGCACGGCCGCTTCGAGGCGGCCGTGGAGGTGAAGGAAAACGCCATCGTGGTGAACGGCAAGGAGGTCCAGGTCCTCGCGTGCAAGGACGCCGCCGACCTGCCGTGGGGGAAGCTGGGGGTCGAGATCGTCATCGAGTCCACCGGCAGGTACACGGACCGGGACGGCGCCGGGAAGCACATCGCGGCGGGCGCGAAGCGCGTGATCATCTCCGCCCCGGCGAAGGGGGAGGACGCGACCTTCGTCATGGGGGTCAACGAGAAGACGTTCGACCCGGCGAAGCATTTCATCCTCTCCAACGCCTCCTGCACCACGAACTGCCTCGCCCCGGTCGCCAAGGTGCTGCTCGACACCTTCGGGATCGAGCGCGGCCTGATGACCACGATCCACTCCTACACGAACGACCAGAAGATCCTCGACCTGCCGCACAAGGACCTGCGCCGGGCGCGCGCCGCGGGGATGTCGATGATCCCGACGACCACGGGAGCCGCCAAGGCCGTCTCGCTCGTCATCCCCGAGCTGAAGGGGAAGCTCGACGGGATGGCGATCCGCGTCCCCACCCCGAACGTTTCCGTGGTGGACCTGACGGCGGAGCTGTCGAAGAACGCCACGGCGGAAGAGATCAACGCGGCGATGAAGAAGGCCTCCGAGGGGCCCATGAAGGGGATCCTCCAGTACGTGGACGAGCCGCTCGTCTCGGTCGATTTCAACCACGACCCGGCCTCGTCCTGCTTCGACGCCCTCTCCACGAAGGTGATCGGCGGGAAGATGGCGAAGGTGCTCTCCTGGTACGACAACGAGTGGGGGTACTCCTGCCGCCTGGTCGACCTGGCGAAGTACGTCTCCACGGCGAAGTAA
- the tpiA gene encoding triose-phosphate isomerase: MRVPVIAGNWKMYKTAAEAASFVRAFLPLVSGVRGVEIVLAPPYPSIGAVAQLVRGSGIGVASQNVHFADEGAFTGEVSTRMLVEAGATHCIVGHSERRQYYAETDDAANRKVRAALAAGLTPILCVGETDPERESGKTFAVVGRQLAGGTKEIPAATASRVIVAYEPVWAIGTGKTATPAQAQEVHAFLRGRLKELWGGAADSVRILYGGSVKPDNIAALMANEDIDGALVGGASLSPESFAKIVTFH, translated from the coding sequence GTGCGCGTCCCGGTCATCGCCGGCAACTGGAAGATGTACAAGACCGCGGCGGAAGCCGCGTCCTTCGTACGGGCCTTCCTGCCCCTGGTGTCGGGCGTCCGGGGGGTCGAGATCGTCCTCGCCCCGCCGTACCCGTCGATCGGGGCGGTGGCGCAGCTCGTCCGGGGAAGCGGCATCGGGGTGGCGTCCCAGAACGTCCACTTCGCGGACGAGGGGGCGTTCACCGGCGAGGTGTCGACCCGGATGCTGGTGGAGGCCGGGGCGACGCACTGCATCGTCGGCCACTCCGAGCGGCGGCAATATTACGCGGAAACGGACGACGCGGCGAACCGGAAGGTCCGCGCCGCGCTCGCCGCCGGGCTCACCCCCATCCTTTGCGTGGGGGAAACGGACCCGGAACGCGAGAGCGGGAAGACGTTCGCCGTGGTCGGGCGGCAGCTCGCCGGAGGGACGAAGGAGATCCCCGCCGCCACGGCTTCGCGCGTCATCGTGGCCTACGAGCCCGTCTGGGCCATCGGAACCGGGAAGACGGCGACACCGGCCCAGGCGCAGGAGGTCCACGCCTTCCTGCGGGGACGGTTGAAGGAGCTGTGGGGGGGGGCCGCCGATTCCGTGCGGATCCTCTACGGCGGCTCCGTGAAGCCGGACAACATCGCCGCGCTGATGGCGAACGAAGACATCGACGGCGCGCTGGTGGGGGGCGCAAGCCTCTCCCCCGAGTCGTTCGCGAAGATCGTGACGTTCCACTAA
- the secG gene encoding preprotein translocase subunit SecG, whose translation MHTLIVILHVIVSVALILVILLQTGKGSDIGAVFGGGSSQTLFGATGPTSFLSKLTAGAAIVFMLTSLFLAYFSGTGGTRSIMKGAAPVQSMPAPPAGMPAPPAGVPAMPAAPSAPPTK comes from the coding sequence ATGCACACGCTGATCGTCATCCTGCACGTGATCGTATCCGTCGCGCTGATCCTCGTCATCCTGCTGCAGACGGGAAAGGGGTCCGACATCGGGGCGGTCTTCGGCGGCGGCTCGTCGCAGACCCTGTTCGGCGCGACCGGGCCGACCAGCTTTCTCAGCAAACTGACGGCGGGGGCGGCGATCGTCTTCATGCTCACCTCCCTCTTCCTCGCCTACTTCTCCGGCACCGGCGGCACGCGCAGCATCATGAAGGGCGCCGCCCCGGTCCAGTCGATGCCCGCCCCGCCGGCGGGCATGCCCGCGCCCCCGGCCGGCGTCCCCGCGATGCCGGCCGCACCGTCGGCCCCGCCGACGAAATAG
- a CDS encoding cold shock domain-containing protein — protein sequence MAQGTVKWFNDAKGYGFIAQEGGPDVFVHFSAIKMDGFRSLKEGERVEFEITEGPKGPQAANVTKP from the coding sequence GTGGCACAAGGAACGGTGAAGTGGTTCAACGACGCGAAAGGGTACGGGTTCATCGCACAGGAGGGCGGTCCGGACGTGTTCGTGCATTTCAGCGCGATCAAGATGGACGGCTTCCGCTCCCTGAAAGAGGGCGAGCGCGTCGAGTTCGAGATCACCGAAGGCCCCAAGGGCCCGCAGGCCGCCAACGTCACCAAGCCGTAA
- the lnt gene encoding apolipoprotein N-acyltransferase encodes MRSRLSPYLLPLLSGFLIGTSYIPFPPWALFFCFIPLWLFWLREGSVRRILCGGWLAQFLFCLIGFHWVAYTAHEFGHLSWPLALLVLLLFCALGHLYLVLAGLAFALLRDRLGLSRAAQLALLPCVTALCGLSVPMIFPWNLGYPWLWARLPAFQLAEFVGFEGLSVLTLFLNLALLLAWEHRKDRKGASLLGAAVAFLLLVNGAGWLVGKVQPPPDATARVLVVQGNVGNLEKAYAESRGLYREEILRRYLRLTRQGVAQARGRTPDFEVWPETAFPDTIFPGRLHEGYPGALSDFVRSQGTALVTGALGRDAVSGKPTNSMFFIDRDGGMADRPYDKVHLLIFGEYFPFSDRIPVLREWFPYTADFARGPGPETRRIGGILVGPQICYEGLFPGFSRELAERGAQLFVNVTNDSWFGTSAEPHQHLVMTLARGIEFRRPVVRATNTGISAAMRADGTLLDLSPLHAEWTHLYEIPYRKAPLPTFYQEYGYRLVPGALWLTAAILLATGRRGDKGAPDPAGTVRSTATRGRRKKSPAPRKGPGFSLPV; translated from the coding sequence ATGCGCTCCCGCCTTTCCCCCTACCTTCTTCCTCTGCTCTCGGGTTTCCTCATCGGTACCAGCTATATTCCGTTCCCGCCCTGGGCGCTCTTTTTTTGCTTCATTCCGTTGTGGCTGTTCTGGCTCCGGGAAGGCTCGGTGCGGAGAATCCTGTGCGGGGGGTGGCTCGCCCAGTTCCTCTTCTGTCTGATCGGCTTCCATTGGGTGGCCTACACGGCGCACGAATTCGGGCATCTCTCCTGGCCGCTCGCGCTGCTGGTCCTGCTGCTGTTCTGCGCCCTCGGCCACCTGTACCTCGTCCTCGCGGGGCTGGCCTTCGCTCTGCTCAGGGACCGCCTGGGTCTCTCCCGGGCGGCTCAGCTGGCCCTTCTTCCCTGCGTCACGGCGCTCTGCGGGCTATCGGTCCCCATGATCTTCCCGTGGAACCTCGGATACCCTTGGCTGTGGGCGCGGCTTCCCGCGTTCCAGCTCGCGGAATTCGTGGGATTCGAGGGGCTTTCCGTACTGACCCTCTTCCTGAATCTCGCCCTCCTGCTGGCCTGGGAGCACCGGAAGGACCGGAAAGGGGCTTCGCTCCTCGGGGCCGCGGTGGCGTTCCTGCTCCTGGTCAACGGGGCGGGATGGCTCGTCGGGAAAGTGCAGCCGCCGCCCGACGCGACGGCGAGGGTCCTCGTCGTGCAGGGGAACGTGGGGAACCTGGAGAAGGCCTACGCCGAATCCCGGGGATTGTACCGGGAGGAGATCCTCCGGCGGTACCTCCGCCTGACCCGGCAGGGGGTCGCGCAGGCCCGGGGACGCACGCCGGATTTCGAGGTGTGGCCCGAGACGGCATTTCCCGACACGATCTTCCCTGGCCGGTTGCACGAGGGGTATCCGGGGGCCCTGTCGGATTTCGTCCGTTCCCAGGGGACCGCGCTGGTCACCGGCGCGTTGGGTCGCGACGCGGTCAGCGGGAAGCCGACCAACTCCATGTTTTTCATCGACCGGGACGGCGGGATGGCGGACAGGCCCTACGACAAGGTCCACCTGCTGATCTTCGGGGAATATTTCCCGTTTTCCGACCGGATTCCCGTTCTGAGGGAATGGTTTCCGTACACGGCGGATTTCGCCCGCGGTCCGGGGCCCGAAACCCGGCGGATCGGCGGGATCCTCGTGGGGCCCCAGATCTGCTACGAGGGGTTGTTCCCGGGCTTCTCCCGGGAGCTGGCGGAACGGGGTGCGCAGCTCTTCGTCAACGTCACCAACGACTCCTGGTTCGGGACGTCCGCGGAGCCGCACCAGCACCTGGTCATGACGCTGGCCCGGGGAATCGAGTTCCGCCGGCCCGTCGTCCGCGCGACGAACACCGGCATTTCCGCCGCGATGCGGGCGGACGGGACGCTGCTGGACCTCTCCCCGTTGCACGCGGAGTGGACGCACCTCTACGAAATCCCTTACCGGAAGGCCCCGCTCCCCACGTTCTACCAGGAATACGGGTACCGGCTTGTGCCCGGCGCGCTCTGGCTGACGGCCGCGATCCTCCTTGCGACGGGACGAAGGGGAGATAAGGGGGCTCCGGATCCGGCAGGAACGGTCCGATCGACCGCAACCCGTGGAAGACGTAAAAAAAGCCCGGCCCCCCGAAAGGGGCCGGGCTTTTCATTGCCGGTTTAG
- a CDS encoding OmcA/MtrC family decaheme c-type cytochrome produces MRKLITLLAVFTLAAPLMFLGCSGDDGDTGSAGAPGAPGDNGATGPPGPGVISSENCAVCHGQNNEFQVANVHEFNAITGVQNTVGTATVTINSVTFGAPAGDNVPVTVNFTFQATSADGVNISDNIDLRRTSTGTLGGANDNLVFISFLLAKMPPTLDNVTGSNEWAGFVVEPTLSGSSPFRTNRADNNALGSVFIRDAVNLSTYTYTFPTGAVRVSDGYVDNVVMRAGIQFSVGAPLTSTGGAVSSENIVNSAVLNLFSPNQKLQNTSDRRPAANATQDFALPSGFAATGGTVAAPFAAIAAPLPTKNDVTTAACNKCHDILAIHGGSRREIQLCVICHNPKLENAGTQTASFTNSSLLNLAHRIHSSQSDVIGGEDFSEVAYPQPVQNCLTCHKGTDVFWKTRPTRYACGSCHTDVNFQTGTGHIALTSDTLCATCHPATGVPLSVSAAHASKEGAPPTPDNPYLLPGLAVFQYGIDNVTVDNANAATVTFWIKKGVGLDNGDIGPLTFVNLLPGATDNVAVRPTGFSGSPAFLIAHSGSASNPQDYTNWDEVQTTGFGNPYATGQPKSVTIIGLPITATDNTKTKFKAVLTNSPVLNSFPANAKMRAVSMQGYFTQVNIDVDGVPPLDNVGRHTPAVTRNVATDTTRRVIVKSGYVDNTGKLVDDPALVANLTPIGCLECHEAFEGHGGNRVNNVQVCVQCHNPQLTTSGRTIPDNVTINPTIVAKFPGGPLTYPEVTQAMGELIHRLHAGFGNDPSPVSSTNAGLRQQNVRTRNFQIIRNRQETADVYGVYLDSAEVTYPGDLTHCTKCHYAALPPAGATAQSYKADLPVGVLFTTEVVTTGNSSETLSQIIAARQSFQGHDPSGNPTDLVDSALAAKCGSCHDTNAEIGHFVSTGGADVKNTRSLAEQTPPPLAPDITP; encoded by the coding sequence ATGAGAAAACTGATCACCCTGTTAGCGGTATTCACCCTCGCTGCACCGTTGATGTTCCTGGGATGCAGCGGGGATGACGGCGACACCGGCTCCGCCGGAGCCCCCGGCGCCCCAGGCGACAACGGCGCCACCGGACCTCCCGGGCCGGGCGTGATCTCGTCCGAGAACTGCGCCGTCTGCCACGGGCAAAACAATGAGTTCCAGGTCGCCAACGTGCACGAATTCAACGCGATCACAGGGGTCCAGAACACGGTCGGGACCGCGACGGTCACCATCAACTCCGTCACCTTCGGAGCCCCGGCCGGGGACAACGTCCCCGTCACGGTCAACTTCACCTTCCAGGCGACAAGCGCCGACGGGGTCAATATCAGCGACAATATCGACCTCAGGAGAACATCAACAGGCACCCTTGGCGGGGCCAACGACAACCTCGTTTTCATATCGTTCCTGCTCGCCAAGATGCCGCCCACTCTCGATAACGTCACCGGGTCCAACGAGTGGGCCGGCTTCGTGGTGGAGCCAACGTTGTCCGGCTCCAGTCCCTTCCGGACGAACCGGGCCGACAACAACGCCCTCGGGTCGGTCTTTATCCGGGACGCAGTCAACTTGAGCACCTACACCTACACCTTCCCGACCGGCGCCGTCCGTGTTTCGGACGGGTACGTGGACAACGTGGTCATGCGGGCGGGGATCCAGTTCTCGGTCGGCGCTCCCTTAACTTCCACCGGCGGTGCCGTCAGTTCCGAAAACATCGTCAATTCGGCGGTGCTCAACCTCTTCTCGCCCAACCAGAAGCTCCAGAACACCTCCGACAGAAGACCCGCCGCGAACGCAACCCAGGACTTTGCGCTCCCGAGCGGCTTCGCAGCCACCGGGGGGACGGTCGCGGCCCCGTTCGCAGCCATTGCTGCCCCCTTACCCACCAAGAACGACGTCACCACCGCGGCGTGCAACAAGTGCCACGACATCCTGGCGATCCACGGTGGCAGCCGCCGCGAAATACAGCTCTGCGTGATCTGCCACAACCCCAAGCTGGAAAATGCTGGCACCCAGACCGCGAGCTTCACAAACTCCAGCCTGCTCAACCTGGCTCACCGGATCCACTCGAGCCAGAGCGACGTGATCGGGGGGGAGGATTTCAGCGAGGTCGCCTATCCCCAGCCCGTCCAGAACTGCCTGACGTGCCACAAGGGGACGGACGTCTTCTGGAAGACCCGCCCGACGCGGTACGCGTGCGGTTCCTGCCACACCGACGTCAACTTCCAGACCGGCACGGGGCACATCGCCCTGACCAGTGACACTCTCTGCGCAACCTGCCATCCCGCAACGGGAGTACCGCTGTCCGTATCCGCTGCGCACGCCTCCAAGGAGGGCGCGCCGCCCACGCCCGACAATCCGTACCTCCTCCCGGGACTGGCGGTCTTCCAGTACGGGATCGACAACGTCACGGTGGACAACGCCAACGCCGCGACGGTCACGTTCTGGATCAAGAAAGGGGTCGGCTTGGACAACGGGGATATCGGTCCCCTCACCTTCGTGAACCTGCTCCCGGGCGCGACCGACAACGTGGCCGTGAGGCCAACCGGCTTCAGCGGCAGCCCGGCCTTCCTGATCGCCCACAGCGGCTCCGCCTCGAACCCCCAGGACTACACCAACTGGGACGAGGTGCAGACCACCGGGTTCGGCAATCCGTACGCGACGGGGCAGCCCAAGAGCGTCACCATCATCGGGCTGCCGATCACCGCCACGGACAACACCAAGACCAAGTTCAAGGCGGTACTGACCAACTCGCCGGTCCTCAACAGCTTCCCTGCGAACGCGAAGATGCGCGCGGTCTCCATGCAGGGTTATTTCACCCAGGTGAACATCGACGTGGACGGCGTCCCTCCCCTTGACAACGTCGGTCGTCACACACCGGCGGTCACGAGAAACGTCGCGACCGACACCACGCGCCGCGTCATCGTCAAGAGCGGATACGTCGACAACACCGGCAAACTGGTCGACGATCCCGCGCTTGTCGCGAACCTGACCCCCATCGGCTGCCTCGAGTGCCACGAGGCCTTCGAGGGGCACGGCGGGAACCGGGTCAACAACGTGCAGGTGTGCGTGCAGTGCCACAACCCGCAACTGACCACCAGCGGCCGCACGATCCCGGACAACGTCACCATCAACCCGACCATCGTGGCCAAGTTCCCCGGCGGTCCTTTGACCTATCCGGAAGTGACCCAGGCCATGGGGGAGCTGATCCACCGTCTCCACGCGGGTTTCGGCAATGATCCATCACCCGTCTCCTCCACAAACGCCGGCCTGCGTCAACAGAACGTCCGGACCAGAAACTTCCAGATCATCCGGAACCGCCAGGAGACTGCTGACGTCTACGGCGTGTACCTCGACTCTGCCGAGGTGACGTATCCGGGCGACCTGACCCACTGCACGAAGTGCCACTACGCCGCCCTTCCACCGGCCGGGGCTACCGCCCAAAGCTACAAGGCCGATCTGCCCGTCGGCGTCCTCTTCACCACCGAGGTGGTGACGACGGGGAACTCCAGCGAGACGCTGAGCCAGATCATCGCTGCCCGCCAGTCGTTCCAGGGGCACGACCCGTCCGGCAACCCCACCGACCTGGTGGACAGCGCGCTCGCCGCGAAGTGCGGCTCCTGCCACGACACGAACGCGGAGATAGGACACTTCGTCTCGACCGGCGGGGCGGACGTCAAGAACACGCGCTCTCTTGCGGAACAGACACCGCCACCGCTGGCGCCGGACATCACACCGTAG